A part of Petrotoga miotherma DSM 10691 genomic DNA contains:
- the ade gene encoding adenine deaminase gives MSNKDLLPIALGKEKADLVFKNGKIIDVFNEQVIEEDLATSNGVIIGFGNYEGKEEIDLEGKFISPGFIDAHLHLESAMVTIEEFAKTVIPLGTLTLVADPHEIANVSGEVGIKYFLTIGNNLPWNFNLMIPSCVPVTPFDKSGSVLNAEKIKELIAEGSFFGLGEVMDYEGVLTGKDYIWDKIELMKNYFIDGHAPKLEGKFLNAYLLAGIMADHETTSPDEALEKVSKGMYIMVREGSVTRDLQSLLPAINDKNNCNFLFATDDKHPEDLLSEGHINFMIKKAIKLGMEPIRAIKLATLNAARSLGLHRLGGIAPGYKADFLIIDNLDDLNVLQVYKDGKKVAENGKALFQVDSNNFEKPPSIFHSVNIAPIKEEDFNIPKGKTYRVINMIQDQIITEEEFFSFPDSFEEERFIRYNINKIAVVERHKSTGKIGLGLIRGFGLEFGAIASSIAHDSHNIIVIGTNSRDMKMAIDKIAEIQGGIVIVNNKNIVDFINLPIGGLVSTDPIGKVSEKLRVLRKIAHDLGVKINSPFMTLAFMGLPVVPKLKITCDGLYDVENHTFVPLVVN, from the coding sequence TTGTCAAACAAAGATCTTTTACCAATAGCTTTAGGAAAGGAAAAAGCAGATTTAGTATTCAAAAACGGAAAAATAATAGACGTTTTTAACGAACAAGTTATAGAAGAAGATTTAGCTACTTCCAATGGTGTAATCATAGGCTTTGGAAATTATGAGGGTAAAGAAGAAATTGACTTAGAAGGCAAATTCATTTCTCCGGGATTCATAGACGCCCACCTACATTTGGAAAGTGCCATGGTTACAATAGAAGAATTCGCTAAAACGGTCATCCCTTTGGGGACGTTGACACTTGTTGCTGATCCACATGAGATAGCAAATGTATCTGGGGAAGTTGGTATAAAATACTTCTTGACAATTGGGAACAATTTACCATGGAATTTTAATTTAATGATACCCTCGTGTGTGCCTGTTACTCCTTTCGATAAATCAGGTTCGGTACTGAACGCAGAAAAAATAAAAGAATTAATTGCAGAAGGAAGTTTTTTTGGCCTTGGTGAGGTTATGGATTATGAAGGAGTTTTAACTGGTAAAGATTATATTTGGGATAAGATAGAACTGATGAAGAACTATTTTATTGATGGTCATGCACCAAAACTAGAAGGCAAATTTTTAAATGCATATCTTTTAGCTGGAATCATGGCTGATCACGAAACCACATCCCCCGATGAGGCATTAGAAAAGGTTTCAAAAGGTATGTACATAATGGTTAGGGAAGGTTCAGTTACGAGGGATCTTCAGAGCTTGTTACCTGCAATTAACGATAAAAACAACTGTAACTTTTTATTCGCCACAGATGACAAACACCCTGAAGACCTTCTCTCAGAAGGCCATATTAATTTTATGATTAAAAAGGCTATAAAACTCGGAATGGAACCAATTAGAGCGATAAAACTTGCCACTCTGAATGCTGCACGTTCTTTAGGATTACACCGTTTGGGAGGTATTGCTCCAGGTTATAAGGCTGATTTTCTGATAATCGACAATTTAGATGATTTGAACGTTTTACAAGTTTACAAAGACGGAAAAAAAGTAGCAGAAAACGGAAAAGCATTATTCCAAGTTGACTCTAATAACTTTGAAAAACCTCCGTCCATTTTTCATTCTGTAAATATTGCTCCCATTAAAGAAGAGGATTTCAATATTCCTAAGGGGAAAACTTACCGTGTTATTAACATGATTCAGGATCAAATTATCACTGAAGAGGAGTTTTTCTCATTTCCAGATAGTTTTGAAGAAGAACGATTTATAAGGTATAATATAAATAAAATTGCGGTTGTAGAAAGACACAAAAGTACTGGAAAGATTGGTTTGGGTTTGATAAGGGGTTTTGGATTGGAGTTTGGTGCCATTGCGAGCTCCATAGCTCATGATTCTCACAACATTATTGTAATAGGTACGAATTCAAGAGATATGAAGATGGCAATAGACAAGATAGCTGAAATTCAGGGTGGAATTGTGATTGTTAATAATAAAAATATTGTTGATTTTATCAACTTACCCATCGGAGGACTTGTTTCTACCGACCCAATTGGAAAAGTTTCCGAAAAGCTTCGAGTACTTAGAAAAATTGCCCATGACTTAGGGGTCAAAATAAACAGCCCTTTCATGACATTAGCGTTTATGGGTTTACCAGTGGTTCCCAAATTAAAGATAACTTGTGATGGTTTATATGACGTTGAAAATCATACTTTTGTTCCATTAGTTGTAAATTGA
- a CDS encoding NCS2 family permease — MANTQQEGFLERTFKLKENGTNVRTEVLAGITTFMTMAYIIFVNPSILSDAGMPFNGVFIATIAGAILGTVMMALLTNYPFALASGMGLNAFFAYSVVIGMGVPWQTALGIVFLEGIIFIVLSVTPVRQMIVNSIPMSLKTGISSGIGLFIAFIGLQNADIVVADPATLVKMGDLFSGTALIALLGLIITGILHALRVKGALLLGIIIATILGFFNGVTPIPEGVVALPRMADWSQVLFQLDIKSAFNIGMIGVLISFLFVDLFDTAGTLVGVSQQAGYLKEDGSLPKADRALLADAIATTGGALFGTSTVTTYVESASGVSEGGRTGLTGIVVAILFFLSLFFQPIIAIVPGAATAPALIIVGVMMLSNIRSIKWEDFTEVFPAFVAMIVMPLTYSISNGIALGFITYPLIKLFTGKGKEVHWLVYVLCALFIVYFIWL, encoded by the coding sequence ATGGCAAACACTCAGCAAGAAGGTTTTTTAGAAAGGACTTTCAAGTTAAAAGAGAACGGAACAAACGTTAGAACTGAGGTCTTAGCTGGTATCACAACGTTTATGACGATGGCTTATATCATCTTCGTAAACCCTTCTATACTTAGTGATGCTGGAATGCCTTTCAACGGCGTCTTTATAGCTACTATAGCTGGAGCAATTTTAGGTACTGTAATGATGGCCTTACTGACCAATTATCCATTTGCATTGGCTTCAGGAATGGGTTTAAACGCTTTCTTTGCCTATTCAGTCGTAATAGGTATGGGGGTCCCTTGGCAAACCGCTCTAGGGATAGTTTTTTTGGAGGGTATCATCTTTATTGTACTTAGTGTTACCCCCGTAAGACAAATGATCGTTAATTCGATTCCAATGAGTCTGAAAACGGGGATAAGTTCTGGAATTGGTTTGTTTATTGCTTTTATAGGTTTGCAAAACGCCGACATAGTAGTAGCAGATCCTGCAACATTGGTAAAAATGGGGGATTTATTTTCTGGGACGGCTTTAATAGCGTTATTAGGCCTAATCATAACCGGGATTTTACACGCATTAAGGGTAAAAGGAGCCCTATTGTTAGGAATCATAATTGCTACAATCTTAGGGTTTTTCAACGGAGTTACACCAATACCCGAAGGTGTTGTAGCATTGCCAAGAATGGCTGATTGGTCTCAAGTTTTGTTCCAACTCGATATCAAATCTGCATTTAATATCGGCATGATAGGTGTTTTGATTTCGTTCTTATTTGTAGATCTATTTGATACAGCAGGTACGCTAGTAGGGGTTAGTCAGCAAGCAGGTTATTTGAAAGAAGACGGTTCCTTACCAAAAGCAGATAGAGCTCTCTTAGCTGACGCTATTGCTACTACTGGTGGTGCACTCTTCGGAACCAGTACTGTTACAACATACGTTGAATCTGCGTCAGGTGTTTCTGAAGGTGGAAGAACAGGGTTAACAGGTATCGTTGTTGCTATTTTATTCTTCCTTTCCTTATTTTTTCAACCTATAATAGCTATAGTACCCGGTGCAGCAACAGCACCAGCATTGATAATCGTTGGGGTAATGATGTTATCAAATATAAGAAGCATAAAATGGGAAGATTTTACAGAAGTTTTTCCCGCTTTCGTTGCAATGATAGTAATGCCTTTAACTTATTCCATTTCTAACGGAATAGCTTTAGGCTTTATAACCTATCCTTTAATTAAATTATTCACTGGCAAAGGTAAAGAAGTACATTGGTTAGTATACGTTTTGTGTGCTTTATTTATTGTTTACTTTATTTGGCTCTAA
- a CDS encoding nucleotidyltransferase family protein codes for MISAVVLAAGESLRMGTPKQILPWENTTVLESIIIKLMKCQYIDDEIIIVLGGNFENIIPLFSKYEDHRLKIVKNKNYKKGMLTSVWSGLNSLSNNSEYILFTLGDMPLIKIETFNTLASFAIKNKTIVLAPTYHGKRGHPLIVHKSQIPDIYQLSGPGGLRTLLSKYPERVTLHEVHDEGITIDIDTFEDYNIYLKKQKGDDSE; via the coding sequence ATGATATCAGCGGTGGTATTAGCAGCTGGTGAATCCTTAAGAATGGGAACTCCTAAACAGATTTTACCTTGGGAAAATACAACTGTTTTAGAAAGCATTATCATCAAACTTATGAAATGCCAATATATAGACGATGAAATAATCATTGTATTAGGAGGTAACTTTGAGAATATAATTCCACTTTTTTCGAAGTATGAAGACCACCGTTTGAAAATAGTAAAGAATAAAAATTACAAAAAAGGTATGTTAACAAGTGTGTGGAGTGGTTTGAACTCATTATCCAATAATTCTGAATACATACTTTTCACACTTGGAGACATGCCTTTAATCAAAATAGAAACATTCAACACACTTGCTAGCTTTGCTATAAAAAACAAAACAATTGTTTTGGCACCTACTTATCATGGGAAAAGAGGCCATCCATTGATTGTACATAAAAGTCAAATACCAGATATTTATCAGTTATCAGGACCTGGAGGGTTAAGAACACTTTTAAGTAAATATCCTGAAAGAGTAACACTGCACGAAGTCCATGATGAAGGTATTACCATAGATATTGATACCTTTGAAGATTACAATATATATCTAAAAAAACAAAAGGGAGATGATAGTGAGTGA
- a CDS encoding ABC transporter substrate-binding protein, whose protein sequence is MKRFSSFFLLLFLLTFAYALFANTITVTDMAGREVTIPSKIERIVTTYKPATQFVFALNAQRMLVGVDNTSTREKLFTSIYPEVELLVEVGSKREGINIETVASLNPDLVILFPHNQAEFTASKLETLGISTIIINPESLEEIRETNRLLGEVLGLEDRAKIVDKQFDNILKLLEKTKNLPQAQKKVVYFANSQLLDTVGKDMMQTDMIEWAGGINPAAKSDAGFIKISPEQLIAWNPDVIVTSQKFQDDIEELYKEEKYQNVKAFKNKQIYRFPSVLEPWDYPNPSSYLGMLWLATKIHPELFSDVDFDKVADEFYYTLYGVSYRELLSKIGN, encoded by the coding sequence GTGAAGAGATTTTCATCCTTTTTTTTACTTTTGTTTCTTTTAACTTTCGCATATGCATTATTTGCCAATACAATAACGGTTACTGATATGGCAGGAAGGGAGGTAACAATACCTTCTAAAATAGAACGTATCGTGACAACTTACAAACCTGCTACTCAATTCGTATTTGCATTAAATGCTCAAAGAATGCTTGTTGGCGTGGATAATACATCAACAAGAGAAAAATTATTTACTTCAATTTATCCGGAAGTAGAACTGTTAGTAGAAGTGGGTTCAAAAAGAGAAGGGATAAATATTGAAACAGTGGCATCTTTAAATCCTGATTTAGTAATACTATTTCCACATAACCAAGCCGAATTCACAGCTTCCAAATTAGAAACGTTAGGGATTTCTACAATTATTATCAATCCTGAAAGTTTAGAAGAAATACGGGAAACCAACCGATTATTAGGAGAAGTATTGGGATTAGAAGATAGAGCAAAAATTGTAGATAAACAGTTTGATAATATTTTAAAATTGTTGGAAAAGACTAAAAACTTGCCGCAGGCTCAGAAAAAAGTTGTCTATTTCGCTAATTCTCAACTATTGGATACAGTGGGAAAAGATATGATGCAAACGGATATGATAGAGTGGGCTGGTGGAATAAATCCAGCAGCAAAAAGTGATGCTGGATTTATAAAAATATCTCCAGAGCAGTTAATAGCTTGGAATCCTGATGTTATAGTTACATCCCAAAAATTTCAAGATGATATTGAGGAACTTTATAAAGAAGAAAAATATCAAAACGTTAAGGCTTTTAAAAACAAGCAAATTTACCGTTTCCCATCAGTGCTAGAGCCATGGGATTATCCAAATCCATCATCTTATTTGGGTATGCTTTGGTTAGCAACAAAAATACATCCTGAACTTTTTTCGGATGTTGATTTTGATAAAGTAGCTGACGAATTTTATTACACTTTGTACGGAGTTTCATACAGGGAATTGTTATCTAAAATTGGAAATTAA
- a CDS encoding FecCD family ABC transporter permease, translated as MHIHNKNQTPGQHQKRTLLYLLLILLLLFIISLFVGRYKISFVEIINTIKNLLLHNDIQSSNDWLVFFHIRLPRIILVMFVGSVLSITGATYQSVFRNPLASPSILGVSAGSAFGVALAILINEESLFDTYLLSFLLGLVAVLFTFFISVWSKVKGVTVLVLAGMAVTSFFNACVSLVQYLADPYEKLPNIVFWLMGSFNRAGWREVYISLFTMLPGIIILLILRWYLNVMSMGEEEALSMGINVRRMRILLIIVSTVMVAPTVAVAGQVSWIGLITPHIARYIIGANHRYMLPATCILGSVLLLIMDNIARTITPAEIPISIVTAFIGAPFFVYLLLRRRESGWNQ; from the coding sequence ATGCACATTCACAATAAGAATCAGACTCCAGGTCAACATCAAAAAAGAACACTTCTCTATCTTTTATTAATTCTGTTATTGTTATTTATTATTTCACTTTTTGTTGGAAGATACAAAATCTCGTTCGTTGAAATTATTAACACGATAAAAAACTTACTCTTACATAACGATATACAAAGTAGTAACGATTGGTTAGTTTTCTTTCACATTCGTTTGCCGAGAATTATATTGGTAATGTTTGTGGGTTCTGTTCTATCTATAACTGGTGCAACATATCAAAGCGTTTTTAGAAATCCATTGGCTTCTCCTTCTATCCTTGGTGTGTCAGCCGGATCAGCATTTGGAGTAGCTTTGGCTATTTTGATCAACGAAGAATCGTTATTTGATACTTACTTATTATCTTTTCTGTTAGGGTTAGTTGCCGTTCTTTTTACGTTTTTTATTTCCGTTTGGAGTAAAGTGAAGGGGGTTACCGTTCTTGTTTTGGCAGGAATGGCGGTAACCTCTTTCTTCAACGCATGTGTCTCTTTAGTACAATACTTAGCAGATCCTTACGAAAAATTACCAAATATCGTATTTTGGTTAATGGGAAGTTTTAACAGGGCAGGTTGGAGAGAAGTATATATTTCATTATTTACAATGCTTCCAGGGATAATAATTCTACTTATTTTAAGATGGTATTTGAACGTCATGTCTATGGGAGAAGAAGAAGCATTATCCATGGGAATAAATGTTCGAAGAATGAGAATTTTATTGATCATTGTAAGTACCGTTATGGTTGCCCCTACCGTAGCTGTTGCAGGTCAGGTAAGCTGGATTGGTTTGATTACTCCACATATTGCGAGGTACATAATAGGTGCAAATCATAGGTACATGCTTCCTGCAACGTGCATTTTAGGCTCTGTACTTCTGCTTATTATGGACAACATCGCGAGAACAATCACACCTGCAGAGATTCCTATAAGTATCGTTACCGCTTTTATAGGCGCACCTTTTTTTGTCTATCTTTTATTAAGAAGAAGAGAAAGTGGGTGGAATCAATGA
- a CDS encoding ABC transporter ATP-binding protein — protein sequence MISIKNISFSYDTVRDTIKNISFTLNKGELIALLGPNGSGKTTILKCLNGTLKPKTGEIYIENHNIKNLSYKEIAKFISVVPQEHSAIFSYLVIDIVAMGITPYLSFGRMPTKKDYRTAYTKLEFFNIQHLAEKNYNQLSGGEKQLVLIARALMQNTDYLIMDEPTSHLDFKNQHLLMKELKKLSENGKSVITALHDPNLALRFCDRIIMVKNGEVIFSGENTKVMNPHNLQILYDAPVSMNKVEDVSIIYIN from the coding sequence ATGATATCCATTAAGAATATATCCTTTTCATACGATACAGTTAGAGATACCATTAAAAATATAAGTTTTACTTTGAACAAAGGAGAACTGATTGCCTTGTTAGGACCTAATGGTTCAGGTAAAACAACTATACTAAAATGTTTAAACGGCACATTGAAACCAAAAACTGGTGAAATCTATATAGAAAATCATAATATTAAAAATCTAAGTTATAAAGAAATAGCAAAATTCATAAGTGTAGTTCCTCAAGAACACTCTGCTATATTTTCATACCTTGTGATAGATATAGTAGCTATGGGGATAACTCCCTATCTTTCTTTTGGAAGGATGCCCACAAAAAAAGACTATAGGACGGCATATACAAAGTTAGAATTTTTCAATATTCAACACCTTGCTGAAAAAAATTACAATCAATTAAGTGGCGGAGAAAAACAATTGGTGCTAATTGCAAGAGCCTTAATGCAAAATACGGATTACTTAATTATGGATGAACCAACGTCCCATTTGGATTTTAAGAATCAACATCTATTGATGAAAGAATTAAAAAAATTGAGTGAAAACGGGAAGAGTGTCATTACAGCTCTTCACGATCCTAATCTGGCTTTAAGATTCTGTGATAGAATAATAATGGTAAAAAACGGTGAAGTAATTTTTAGTGGTGAAAACACCAAAGTTATGAACCCACACAATTTACAAATCTTGTACGATGCACCAGTTTCGATGAATAAAGTGGAAGATGTAAGTATAATTTACATCAACTAG
- the glgX gene encoding glycogen debranching protein GlgX: protein MEGTKISEKTKFNISKGFPVLGTSIEKGGVNFGVFSRNATSVILEIYENYYDEEPMFKYVLDKKENRTGNIWHVFVEQVRAGMSFGWRMNGPYKPEKGFRFNKNKLLLDPYAKVIGGTLDFTEESIFGYNKNDPKKDLSFSTLDSARSQVKSIIWDSREYNWKNDEHPRYKLNDIIIYELHVRLYTINPNSHVEHRGTYKGIAEKINYLKDLGVNAIELMPIFAFPLNDTPNVNPITCEKLKNIWGYNPVNFFAVTSNYRYGVKIGEEIIQFQDLVFELHKNGIEVILDVVFNHTAEGNELGPTLNFRGLENSVYYLLNKDNPRYYENFSGTGNTINSSHYVVKQMILDSLRYWVSEMHVDGFRFDLASILGRDSKGNWIGDLSLLKDIADDPILAGTKLIAEGWDAAGGYYVGDFPTGWAEWNGKFRDTVRRFVRGDNGVVSDLATRIAGSPDLFEKRGRKPYHSVNFITSHDGFTMWDLVSYNNKHNEANGENNRDGTNANYSFNYGVEGDTNDENIIRLRKQQIKNFITILMVSQGLPMILMGDEFCRTQFGNNNAYCQDNHISWVDWSRKLKFNDIFNFTKNMINFRKSHCALRRDRFFTGRDLSGDGIADITWHGVKPFKPDFGYYSHSLAFMISGEDYIQGCKERDNDIYVVLNSFIKDLQFEIPKLPNGKKWYRVVDTSQESPKDFLLEPSIIQDKHYTVHSRSSIVLISK, encoded by the coding sequence ATGGAAGGAACAAAAATAAGTGAAAAAACAAAGTTTAACATAAGTAAAGGATTCCCAGTTTTAGGTACGTCTATCGAAAAAGGTGGAGTTAATTTTGGTGTTTTTTCAAGAAACGCGACATCAGTTATTTTGGAGATATATGAAAATTACTATGATGAAGAACCAATGTTTAAATACGTTCTCGATAAAAAAGAAAATAGAACCGGTAATATTTGGCATGTTTTTGTTGAACAAGTAAGAGCCGGAATGTCTTTCGGTTGGCGTATGAATGGCCCCTACAAACCAGAGAAAGGATTTAGATTCAACAAAAACAAATTGCTTTTGGACCCTTATGCCAAAGTTATTGGGGGAACGTTAGATTTTACAGAAGAGTCTATTTTTGGTTATAATAAAAATGATCCGAAAAAAGACCTTAGTTTTTCCACTTTGGATTCTGCAAGATCTCAAGTCAAATCCATCATTTGGGATAGTCGTGAATACAATTGGAAGAACGATGAGCATCCACGTTATAAACTAAACGACATAATTATTTATGAACTGCATGTCAGGCTTTACACGATAAATCCAAATTCTCATGTAGAACATCGAGGAACTTATAAGGGAATCGCGGAAAAAATAAATTATTTAAAAGATTTAGGAGTAAACGCCATTGAACTAATGCCTATTTTTGCTTTTCCTTTGAACGATACCCCCAACGTTAATCCTATAACTTGTGAAAAATTAAAAAATATATGGGGTTACAATCCGGTTAACTTTTTTGCTGTGACGAGTAATTACAGATATGGTGTAAAAATTGGGGAGGAAATAATCCAGTTTCAGGATTTAGTTTTTGAATTACACAAAAATGGAATAGAAGTGATATTGGACGTTGTCTTTAATCACACAGCAGAAGGAAATGAATTGGGACCAACTCTCAATTTTAGAGGTTTAGAAAACTCCGTTTATTATCTTTTGAACAAAGATAACCCAAGATATTATGAAAATTTTTCAGGAACTGGAAACACTATTAATTCAAGCCATTACGTGGTGAAACAAATGATTTTGGATAGCTTGAGGTATTGGGTTTCCGAAATGCATGTAGATGGTTTCCGGTTCGATCTCGCTTCCATTTTAGGGAGAGATTCAAAAGGAAATTGGATTGGCGATCTGTCTCTGTTAAAAGACATTGCTGATGATCCTATCTTGGCAGGAACTAAACTCATAGCGGAAGGTTGGGATGCCGCTGGAGGATACTACGTTGGTGATTTTCCTACGGGATGGGCAGAATGGAATGGAAAGTTCAGAGACACGGTAAGAAGATTTGTGAGAGGCGATAATGGTGTAGTTTCAGATTTAGCAACAAGAATAGCTGGAAGTCCAGATCTTTTTGAAAAAAGAGGTAGAAAGCCTTACCATAGCGTCAATTTTATTACTTCTCACGATGGATTTACCATGTGGGATTTAGTTTCCTATAACAATAAACATAATGAAGCTAATGGGGAAAATAATCGTGACGGAACCAACGCTAATTATAGTTTCAATTACGGGGTTGAAGGAGATACTAACGACGAAAATATAATAAGACTCAGAAAACAACAAATTAAAAATTTCATCACAATATTAATGGTATCACAAGGGTTACCAATGATTTTAATGGGTGATGAATTCTGTAGAACTCAATTTGGTAACAACAATGCTTACTGTCAAGATAATCACATTTCATGGGTTGATTGGAGCAGAAAATTAAAATTCAATGATATTTTTAATTTCACAAAAAATATGATCAACTTTAGAAAAAGTCATTGTGCTTTAAGAAGAGACCGATTTTTCACAGGAAGAGATCTAAGTGGTGATGGAATAGCAGACATAACTTGGCATGGAGTTAAGCCTTTTAAACCCGATTTCGGATATTATTCTCACAGTCTTGCTTTCATGATAAGCGGCGAAGACTATATTCAAGGATGTAAAGAAAGAGACAATGATATATATGTGGTTTTAAATTCTTTTATAAAAGATTTGCAATTTGAAATTCCAAAATTACCGAATGGGAAAAAATGGTATAGGGTAGTAGATACATCCCAAGAATCACCCAAAGATTTTCTCTTAGAACCTTCTATAATTCAAGATAAACACTACACAGTACATTCAAGAAGCTCAATAGTTTTAATTTCAAAATAA
- a CDS encoding formate--tetrahydrofolate ligase: MLSDIEIARSAKLKKIDLIANELDIPEEYYNLYGKNVAKVSHKYLKELNFKNDGNLVMVTAITPTPAGEGKTTTSIALSMALNKIHKRSIVTLREPSLGPVMGIKGGAAGGGYSQVLPMEDINLHFTGDIHAISSAHNLVSAVLDDYIKYNKCDIDSTEVSWPRTMDMNDRALREIIVALGGKKNGYPRQDGFIITAASEIMAILCLTENLEDLKKKLSNIVVARNKKREPVTVKDLEITGALSVLLKDAINPNLVQTIENTPAFVHGGPFANIAHGTNSILATKLALKLSDFVVTETGFGSDLGGEKFYDFVSPTFGLKPSATVLVATIRALKYHGGQDKKELNTPNLESLEKGLPNLQVHVENLKKYNIPVVVSLNKFYSDTDDEINMVKNYCDKLGVEVSVNEGFEKGSEGAIDLAEKVVKASEQQSELKSIYNFEDPLEVKIDKLAKNIYRAAKVEYSSQALSTMKFLKKYGYENLPVIVAKTQSSISDDPKKLGFPKDYTFTIRDFELSAGAGFIVALAGDILRMPGLSKIPNAVNMDIDKEGNISGLS; this comes from the coding sequence ATGCTTTCTGATATTGAAATTGCAAGATCTGCAAAACTCAAAAAAATTGATTTAATCGCCAACGAGCTGGATATTCCTGAGGAGTACTACAATCTTTACGGAAAAAACGTTGCCAAAGTTTCTCACAAATATTTGAAGGAGCTTAACTTCAAAAATGATGGTAATTTAGTAATGGTCACCGCAATTACTCCAACTCCGGCTGGTGAAGGAAAAACTACAACAAGCATCGCACTATCCATGGCTTTAAACAAAATCCACAAAAGATCAATAGTAACCCTAAGAGAGCCTTCTTTGGGTCCAGTAATGGGTATAAAAGGAGGAGCAGCAGGAGGAGGGTACTCTCAAGTCCTCCCTATGGAAGACATAAATTTACATTTCACAGGAGACATTCATGCTATTTCCTCAGCGCATAACCTGGTGTCTGCTGTTTTAGATGATTATATAAAGTACAATAAATGTGACATAGATTCAACTGAAGTCTCTTGGCCTCGAACAATGGATATGAACGATAGGGCGTTGAGAGAAATCATAGTTGCCTTAGGTGGAAAGAAAAACGGTTATCCCAGACAAGACGGTTTTATAATCACCGCCGCTTCAGAAATAATGGCAATATTATGTTTGACAGAAAATCTTGAAGATTTAAAGAAAAAATTATCTAATATAGTAGTTGCAAGAAATAAAAAGAGAGAGCCAGTGACTGTAAAAGATTTAGAAATTACAGGTGCTCTTTCTGTATTGTTAAAAGATGCAATTAATCCTAACTTAGTTCAAACAATAGAAAATACACCTGCCTTCGTTCATGGTGGACCATTTGCAAATATAGCTCATGGTACCAATTCTATTTTAGCAACTAAACTTGCTTTGAAACTTTCTGATTTCGTTGTAACCGAAACTGGTTTTGGTTCTGATTTAGGAGGAGAAAAATTCTATGATTTTGTTTCTCCGACTTTTGGGTTAAAACCATCAGCAACGGTTTTGGTAGCTACAATAAGGGCTTTAAAATACCATGGGGGACAAGACAAAAAAGAGTTGAATACACCCAACCTTGAAAGTTTAGAAAAAGGGTTGCCCAACTTGCAGGTTCATGTTGAAAACCTTAAAAAATATAATATTCCTGTGGTTGTCTCTTTAAATAAATTTTACTCAGATACAGATGACGAAATCAATATGGTAAAAAATTATTGTGATAAATTAGGCGTAGAGGTAAGTGTCAACGAAGGGTTTGAGAAAGGTTCAGAAGGTGCTATAGACTTAGCTGAAAAAGTTGTAAAAGCTAGTGAACAGCAATCCGAATTGAAAAGTATATACAATTTTGAAGATCCTTTAGAAGTTAAAATAGATAAGTTAGCAAAAAATATTTATCGCGCCGCTAAGGTTGAATATTCTTCACAGGCCTTATCAACAATGAAATTTTTGAAAAAATACGGATACGAAAATCTCCCTGTAATTGTAGCAAAAACCCAGTCTTCCATATCCGACGATCCTAAAAAACTTGGATTTCCAAAAGATTATACATTCACAATACGCGATTTTGAACTTTCTGCGGGTGCTGGTTTCATTGTGGCATTGGCCGGGGATATATTGAGAATGCCTGGACTTTCAAAGATCCCAAATGCCGTCAATATGGACATAGACAAGGAAGGAAACATTTCCGGATTGTCATAA